From Zea mays cultivar B73 chromosome 3, Zm-B73-REFERENCE-NAM-5.0, whole genome shotgun sequence:
GATACAACTACTAAATCACTACTCTAGATTTGGGAGGAATTAAACCATGCATGGAGCAAACCAAGATGGACCCAACAACTAGGCAAGTTGACCTAAATTTTGTAATGTGCCTGTAAGATTCTTAACACTAGATTTCTTTTATCATAACCAAATAGTTTGTGCCTACGTGTCTACGTGGCCCAACATTCATTTCTAGCGTAGCTAGAATTGATCACATCATGCCAACCTTTTTCGAGGACCAACTATTTGTATTTTTTTTGTTGGCGAAAGCTAAAAAAAAGAAAGCACACATCACTATTACAGAATTCATTTTGGGTCGACCAAAAATGACTTTCAGAGACGGACAACACACCAGCCTAGCTAACCTTCGGTGTTAATCCATAATTTCAGAGACGATCTCTTTGTGCTCTTTGTTGGGGTCGAGAACAATAGACCCAAGCACTCGGATATATGGATGTCAGGTGACACGATAAAACGGATGGTTGAGGGCTCAAATGTCTTGTCAATCGTGTCACGTCTAGCTATAGGATGGAGGCATTTATAGAACaatcgggggttggtggcctaaaatACATCCATACCCTAGTTATCTACTACATTCCTAGAATATACTGCACAACGAGATAATTACAGAACAATAAGCCTTTCATCCTATTTACACTAGATTTCTACCTTACAGAGAGGTTGACAGGTGGGGCCATCGCTTTCCAATTGGCAACGGGCCCTCCCATGTTGGGTTGTAGGGGTTGTCTCCGCTGTCTGGAGTAGCAAGGTCGTCGGACTCTTCGTCATGACTTTACAGAATTCATTTTGGGTCGACCAAAAATGACTTTCAGAGACGGACAGCACACCAGCCTAGCTAACCTTCAGTGTTAATCCATAATTTCAGAGACGATCTTTGTGCTCTTTGTTGGGATCGAGAATAATAGACCTAAACACTCGGAGGTGACACGACAAAACGGATGGTTGAGAGCTCAAATGTCTTTATCTCGTCCAGCTATAGGACAAGGGCATTTACAGGGCAATCGGGGGTTGATCGCCTAAAATACGTCCATACTCTAGTTATCTACTACATTCCTAGAATATACTGCACAACGAGATAATTACAGAACAATAAGCCTTCCATCCTATTTACACTAGATTTCTACCTTACAGAGAGGTTGACAGGTGGGGCCATCGTTGCCTAGTTGGGAACGGGCTCTCCCCTGCCGGGTCGTAGGTGTCGTCACCGCTGTCTGGAGTAGCGAGGTCGTTGGACTCTTCGTCGAGAGTCGATGTGGGGCCTTAGTTTACTGGTGTGGACTTGCCCGTCGTCTTTGCCTTGGGCCTTCCCTCTTCTGTAACGGCATCTCCGCTACATACGTGGAGGGAGACTTCGCCCCTACTGAAAGCTAAGCCCCCACCCCCGCGTCTGCCTTTGTTTTCCCTTGGCTTGTTACCTTGCATCAGAAATTTTGACAATTGGTGAAAATGAAGGGTGCTCGAGGGCTGGTTCCGTCTTCGCTCCAACACTCTTCTTTGGAAAATAGTTTTTTTAAAAGGCATGGACTCATCAACGAGTCCATCACAAAGCCCACTTTGAAGTCCATACCCGGTTGAATCCGAGTGTCACCGTCACCACATCGACACATTGCCGAGTCTGCCATATTCCCACTATGATCATTGTGAACGCTGAGCTCGCCATGGAGGCCGTGAACCCATGGTGGCTGCCATCAACCCGCTCTGATTTGTAAGAGGGAGAGTGAGCGAGGTTGTCTCCAGCAGATCGTGTATATGCTTGCACAAAATATTGTTTTGCACTATAGACTACACTGCTcacagagtgaagtttgaaatagtggATGACATATGAGATAGAATGAGTAAGCTACAGAAGTTTGAGCAAGACATATTTAGGAgatgggagggagagagaatgagGGGCTTTACCCATGCCACATCCTCGGTTCGTCAAGCAAGATTTGGTGCAAAAACCACCACCATTGTGTTCATAGCTCATCGGGTCTAGGGACTAGCACGTCGGAGAAGGGAGGGCGATCGCCGAAGGGAGACAGTCTTGTGCACGCTGTTGGAAGGGGCTAAGCTCTGGCGAGAGCTAGTGTGGCAAAGAGTTCATGAGGAGAGCAAAGTTGAAATGACTTTGTGTTTGGTGAGATAGAAGTGAGAGATGAAGAAAAATATCTAAGGGTTTGTTTGGTTCGAAGGGAAGGGGATTGATGGGATTTGTTCCTCAACCCTCTTCGATCCCCTTTAATCCTGTTTTAACCAAACAAGCTCTAAGTGTTGCATATATGTAAGGGGAAGATTATGGTTAGGTTGAGCTCGATCTATTTTTAGAGATAGGACTCTTAAAAAATTATCTTTTAAAATTGTCTCACTTTTGAGACTGACCTCTTAATTAATCGATTTTCGCATTTACACTAATCAATACATCTATCTGCTAAAATTGTTTTTATGGCAGTCATGTATTTGCACACTTCATCCTTTATTTTATGGCTAAGGTTAACTCGTTTTGTTCATATTTGAGTTCCAATTAAAATGTAAGCCTTCTAATCATTTTTGTTTTCATGGAAAACTTCATTACACAGAAATTGAGGCCAATTCTTCTCCCCCCAGATCATGGATATAATTTGGAATACTGTCCAAGACTAAGACAGTGCTCATTCAAAACTAGTTTCAGAGATAAAGATAGATCGTAGGCATCCAGCGAGCCATATTCCATAGCCCATAGATAGAGGGAAGCCAACGAAAGATTCAGAAGCCAGAAGGTGATCACTAAAAAAAATCTGAGCAATGACACGCATAAACAGATCAGATGTCCAGATCGGTCAGGTGAACGGTTAAACAATTAACAGAAATCTGTAGGTCAAGCAGGGACACCCGGCACCAGATACCCTGCCTCATATCCAAGCTGCGGGCAGGGTGCGCACATCTCTAGGGCTAGAACATGGCAGTGTTTCAGAGACCTGAATAATAAACAAAAGCGTTAACAGAGGCGCGCCAGCGAGCCAATTGCTACTGTGCCTGGCTTTCTCGGCATTGTTAATCGTCGACGTTGCCCAGGTCAACCGTTGAGCCTCCCCACTCGTCCAATAATCCATCCCCACGAAGCTGCGGCGCCTCTAGCGAATGGACGCCTCGACTTGTGCTTATTTGCGCTATgagagcccccccccccccccccccccccccccctgatgGTTGACTTTCCAACAAGATTGGAACGAGGTTAGCGGATCATCGGTTAAACGCCACAGATGGCACCGGCAAACTGTGTTAGATGTACTTTGGACAGGATAAAAAATCATCGATTTTTATGATATAAAATAAATATGTTACAAAATACATTTGTATAATGAATTAGTTTGGAACCTTAAATATGAATACTATTCACTAAGAACTTAGTTAAATATGAACCACTTTACCTGCCACGTAATTCATAGTAGTTACAATTTTTTTACAAAAGAGTATTGTTTTAAAGTTATATACACCAAATATATAGAGAAATAAGGCCGACGTGAGATTTTGATTGTAATAATGATGTTCAGCACAAATTTAGTATTATAATAATAATGGGATTGGCTTGCAAATAAGAAAATAATTGAAACTTAAAACAATACGTGAACGAACCAGGATGTTGGAAGGTGTTCAACTTAGACAGCTCTAACCTCTCCATTATGCAAAACAAGTACAATGCCGTATGCTTAGGTTTCTTGGTAGTAGACGTATTCAGCGAACTACCTAGACTACTGTGCGAGTCAAAGcatctgatgaacaagaagtCAGAGCATGCATCCTTCACACATTTCACTACCTCTATTTGTGCACCAAAGTCAGCCTGTCGTTATAGGAGAACGAAAGACTAGCAGGCCTTAATTTGCAGTGTCCTAAGGGTCTAAACTGGAAGAGCACCAGACTGATGTGACGCATGTGAGCACCACGGATACGAGACGGGATCCCCGGCCTCGCGCCTTTAACTAACCGACGACAACCGCCCGTGCCACCGCAACGCGCGCTCACCGTCCTCCTCTTCTCCCCGCTAAAGTTTCAAGTGTCAACGCTCCGGCAGTCCACCACCGCCACCCACAGGCCACAGCACCTTATAAAGCTTCCTTCAGTCTCAAACCTTCTCTTCAAACCCGATCGGGGACAATGGCGAGCGCGCCCGGCGAGGTGCCGTCCCACTTCCTCTGCCCCATCTCGCTGCAGCTCATGCGGGAACCCGTCACGTTGCCCACCGGCATCTCCTACGACCGCGCCGCCATCTCCCGCTGGCTGGCCACGCCTGCGCCGGCCGGCGGCCGCACCTGCCCGGTCACGCGCGTGCCGCTCCCGCCGCAGCCCCAGCTCACTCCCAACCACACCCTCCGCCGTCTCATCCACGCCTGGCTCGCGTCCCTCTCCCCCGAGGCGGAGGTCAACGAGGACGTGGCCGCGCTGCGGGGGCCCGTGCCCGGCGCGGAGGTGGTCGTCGCGCTGCTGTCCGACGCCGCCGGGGCTCAGGTTGAGGCGCTCAAGAGGCTGCGGGAGCTGGTGGCCGAGTGCGAGGACAGCAGGGCGGTTCTCGAGTCCCAGGACGGGGTGTTCGACGCCTTGTCCCGCGTCGTGAGCAGTGCCGACGCGTGCTCGACGGCGCGCGAGGAGGCGGTCGGGCTGCTCGCGTCGCTCCGGATCCCGGAGCCGGAGCTGGCCGGCGTCGTGGCCAGGCACAGCAACCTGGGGGATGCACTCACGGCCGTCCTCCGCTCGTCGAATCTGAAGTCGCGCGCGAACGCCGCTCTGCTCGTTAGGTCCCTCTCGGAAGCGGCGTGGCCGGCCTGGGTCATCGGGCTGAGCCAGGAGCTTCTAGCGGAGGTTGTCCGCGTGGTCCGCGACCGTGTCTCCACGCAGGCGACCAAGGCAGCACTGCACGCCCTCGCGGCGCTCTGCCCCTACGGCCTGACCCGCGTCAAGATCGTGGGCGTGGGCGCGGTGCCGGCGATCGTGGACCTCCTGCTCGACGACCCCGAGAGGCGTGTCAACGAGCTCGCGCTTGTGGCGCTGGACCGGTTGTGTACGTGCGCCGAGGGCCGCGCTGAGCTGGTCGCGCACGCGGCGGGGCTGGCCGTGGTGGGCAAGAAGGCGCTGCGGGTGTCGGAGACCGCGAGCGAGCGGGCGGTGCGCGTGCTGCGCTCCGTGGCGCGTCACGCGGCCACGCCTGCCGTGCTGCAGGAGATGGTGGAGTCCGGCGTCGTGGCCAAGCTCTGCGCGGCGCTGTGGTCCCAGCAGTGCGGGTTGAGGACCAAGCAGAAGGCGCATGAGGTGCTCAAGCTGCACTCCAGGACCTGGAGGAGCTCGCCCTGCCTATCTCCAAAATTTTTGGGGCTCTACCCATCATGAGGTGCTCTGTGCAATTTGACCGATCCGGATTTTAGGGTTAAATCGATTAAGGTTGAACCCTAACTCGTTCTGCGTTTCTGTTACTTTTCTTGACTTTGTTCTTGGTCGTGGATCGTTGGTTCCCGAGCCATTGTGATATCTGTTGACCCAGATAAAACCGATTAGGGTTAGGTTactaaaaccctaaccctaaaacgTTGATCTGTTTTTACTATCTTGGATTCCATGGCATTGACCGAGACCAAGTCTCTGACAGTGGCAAAAAAAAAACTAGATTTATGGTTAGGTTAAAACCCTAACTCGAGAGAAACAACCTCTTTCTATCTATTCTTTCTGGATCTAATCTGTCTGTTCTCGAAAAAAAAAGAGTTCAATCATATTGAACCGAGACCTTTCTATTCTTTCTGGATCTAATCTGTCTGTTCTCGAAAAAAAGAGTTCAATCATATTGAACCGAGACCTTTCTGTGATCTCCCGATGCGGATTAGGAGTTCTAAGGTTCTTAGGACTGCCTCTGATACCATTGTTAGAATCTATACTGTCTAGGATCGATTCCTAAGTCCCTAGAATACCAATCCGTAACTGAGTAAAACCTTGATGACGTGTAGATCTGATCTACTGATCTACTAAGAGGAACGAGGAACACACCTTGTTGTTGCTGTTGCTATCTTCATACCGTCGCCTTGCAGAGAAGCAGCAGGCATCGGGATCCGAGCCGCCGTAGGTTGTCGCGTTTCCAAACACTCCGACGCCTAGGCGATGGGGGCCTCTGtggactagggttttggggtgaGGTAGTAGCGTTAGTTTTTCCTGCGACCCCTTAGTCCTATATATAGCGTCGTGTGTCTGGGGGCTCCAACCGAGGTTAGCGTGGGCCCTCCCGATCAAGGGCCCGATTAAAGGAACGATAGTTGGGTTAAGCCCAATCCAGTCTCTATTGACCGGCTGTAGAGGACACACCCAACAATCTCCCCTTTGTTCTCTACATTCCTTGTACTCAACTTTTCTGGATTCCATCCCTCGACAAGTTTACACATAGAGACCAATGCGTGACGATAACCGATTAAGTATCATCGCACTCATTGACTACAACATGCTTGCCTGTTTTAGAACGAAAAGAGACTTTATTTGGTTGCAATCTGTAGCCCCTTTGATTCAAGATCATAGGTACTCCCTTAAACCCATGCCGGCTGCGTGCTTACTAAACACGCTGGGTGGAAGACCTTTTGTGAGCGGATCCGCTAGCATCTGCTATCTTCTGTTATGCTCATCTTTTATGGTTTGATCCTGAATCTACTCCTTAACAACATAATACTAAAAGTCAATGAACTTGGCAGCGCCACATGACTTGTTGTTATAGGAGTACGGTACCGCTGGCTCATTATCGCAGTAAATTCTCAGTGGTCGCTCTATGCTATCAACCACTCTTAATCCGGGTACAAATTTCTTTATCTTTATTGCCTGCCCATTTGCCTCATGCATGGTTACAAACTCAGTGTGCATTGTCGACGATGCTCTCGCTGTCTGTTTGCAACTTTTATAAGAAATAACTCCCCCAGATATAGTAAATTTATACCTCAAAATAGGGAACTAGATCTTCTGTTTGTTAGCATGAGGCCATTTTCGTACCTTGGAGGTACATTAGAGCCTTCTTAACTGCCTAACAGTGTTCTATGCTTGGGTTGATCTGATATCTCCCAAGCATCCCGGTAGTGAATTCTAAGTCAGGGCGAATATATATTTGAGCATACAAAATGCTTCTGATAGtagaagcatatggtactgaCTTTATCTGATCTTTCTGACACTGGATCTGGGGACACTGATGATTCCCAAAATTATCACCCTTGACTTTTGGCGCAGGCGCGGCCTTACACTGATGCATACTGTACTTCTTTAGTACTTTTCTATGTATGACTTCTGTGAGAGTTCTAATACTTTATTATGTCTATCTCTGTGAAATTCTATTTTAAAACGTAAGAGGCTTCTCCTATGTTTTTTTTATATCGAAGTTCGAGGAACGAAAACTTTCTGTTTCCGCTAGTAGATCTTTATCACTACTAGCTAAAAAATATGCCATCGACATACAGAACAAGGAAGATATACTTTCCTTAGACTTCGCATAAATGCAATTGTCTTCCTCGTTTTCCTCGAAACCAAAACTTTCTGATAGTCTGATCAGATTTGATGTACCACTGTCTGGAGAAATGTTTTAATCCCTAAATGGACCTCCATAAGTGACATCCCTTGATTTTCTTTTAC
This genomic window contains:
- the LOC103650967 gene encoding E3 ubiquitin-protein ligase PUB23, whose amino-acid sequence is MASAPGEVPSHFLCPISLQLMREPVTLPTGISYDRAAISRWLATPAPAGGRTCPVTRVPLPPQPQLTPNHTLRRLIHAWLASLSPEAEVNEDVAALRGPVPGAEVVVALLSDAAGAQVEALKRLRELVAECEDSRAVLESQDGVFDALSRVVSSADACSTAREEAVGLLASLRIPEPELAGVVARHSNLGDALTAVLRSSNLKSRANAALLVRSLSEAAWPAWVIGLSQELLAEVVRVVRDRVSTQATKAALHALAALCPYGLTRVKIVGVGAVPAIVDLLLDDPERRVNELALVALDRLCTCAEGRAELVAHAAGLAVVGKKALRVSETASERAVRVLRSVARHAATPAVLQEMVESGVVAKLCAALWSQQCGLRTKQKAHEVLKLHSRTWRSSPCLSPKFLGLYPS